Below is a genomic region from Lineus longissimus chromosome 4, tnLinLong1.2, whole genome shotgun sequence.
CACCACAGCCTATAAAAATACCTCTAAGAATGAAGAACTCGATGTATTCCATCAGAAAACATACTGGCCGTAGCTGTAGTAAAACAAGTCTGGATTGGTTGCAGGAATGCAGCAGCTACTGTACCTGTAGTAATCTCTTCTTGAGGGTAGACAGTGCCagcatcatcacaatcatcaacgTTTCAGACTCTGATATAGTTCAATGTCTGAACTTCAGGGCGAGACTCTGAATGTATCCATGCCTTTGCTGTCACTCCCAGATCCAATATGCCCGGCCAggttaagtaggcctacttccatTTTCAGACACAAATTATAGTAGCCAACCTGCACCAAGCACACAAACTTGATTTATCTGATGAGATCAAGTTGTGTTTAATTTGATTACAGCAGAATGTGTAACGGAACCTAGAACAATTATCTATATAGGCTCCATTCATCTTACATGAACAAGGTAATACCTTTTCTTGTAAATTGTTCAAATAAAGGAGATTGAGTGCATTATATAAATGAGTGATCCAAATCACCATGACCAGCAATCAAGATTGCAACACTTGTTGCAGGGTCGATCGTAGCCTCAATGTGATCCCGAACGTGTCGAATGCGAAGTCAACAAGACATTTAATGACAGTCCTGGTGTAGACCACAGGTTGCTGAGATTGGCAATCTGTTGAGTAATACTACAACTACCAGACCCCATTTACAATTTCTACAGCATATTCGATGGGTTTTcaggttacaggaaaattcgtccccggataattcgtccccaaggaaaattcgtccccggaaaattcgtccccgaggataattcgtccccgaggataattcgtccccggaaaatttgtccccgaggataatttgtccctggaaagttcgtccccgaggataattcgtccccggaaaatttgtccccgaggataattcgtccctggaaagttcgtccccgaggataattcgtccctagaaaattttacaaagtggAAAGTTTCtaactttactttctaagactcataagtcttgtcgaatggactgtagtaataactactactttcgatttttctcattcagtgtaaaacctctctttactaccatactagctagttacctaccccactatttttatagtaggtagaagtaggcaggcgaaatattttattgaagaatttagagcttttctttcattctgaccagtaaaaatacttatttgaaaaagaaaattatttcgcctgcctacctctacctactatgaaaagagtggagtaggtaactagctagtagggtagtaaagagagatataatgaatgagaaaagtcgaaagtagtaagtagtagttattactagaaagtaatgtcagaaactttcaacttttttgtttaattttccagggacgaattatcttcgaggacgaatttcccagggacgaattatcctaggggacatattttacggggacgaaattttcctcggggacgaattttccagggacgaattatcctcggggacgaattatccggggacgaattttcctcggggacgaattttcagggacgaattatcctcggggacgaattttccggggacgaattttcctaggggacgaattttccggggacgaatttttttttttggctGCACGGAAAAGTTTGGTAGACTACCTTGTGTTTTTATCAACCTAAAATAAAGCTATGCCTCGATCAAATTTTGAGGTACAAAATGTTTTATCTTGAGAAGCCTGAAGGGGAATGATATTTTGGGGATGCCAGGATTTGGAATGAGTAGTGGAAATTTGGAATCAGGATAGGGCGTTTTTTAAAAATGGAAATATTGGCTCAGACAACCCATTCTACTCACTATTAAAACAAAAGAGATATCATAATGCAAAATGGAAAGAATTAATGATGACAGGTCTTCATTTTGAATTCTTGATGATAATATAAATAAAGACTACTCGATCAATTTTTGACAATAATcgtatgatattttctttctgtatccttgatgaaaataggTGCATCATACAGCTGACTCTAAATGTATAATGTATACAGCGTGAAATCTGAGGTTATCTTTTCATGTTGTCCTGAGGCAGGTCAGGTGGGGAGCATTCAGGTCAGGTATGGTACATGATGATGCCCCCATTAAACAATGTTTCTGTCTGTGTTTACTGTAAACCAATGAAGAATGCTATTGCTGGAATAACCTACAGAACACATTAACCCTGTCCATGCAGAATTTCCCAAACCCCATCCAGCTTGACTTGCGGAATTAATTTGACCTAGTTCTGTACCTTTTAGGTGCTTTTTTGCTGTACAAATCTCCTGGCAATACACTGATGAAATTTTTACCAGAGATGGAGAACTTCCTGGAGGTTattgaaaacacatttttttccagGTTGGACACCTTTTGGGGGTCAGGCCAGGgggtcaaagttgacaaatttcctttttttgtaaaaaagtGGACAAAATAATTGAACAtattatttgatatgttttatgaaaaaagaaaaccatTTAATTAGCTTTTCTTATTTATTTTCAATCTAGGGTCAAAACCAAAAACAATTGGTGGTAGTTTGGGTTCATTCCCACCTTAACTGGGGTCAGGGcggcaaaatgaaaaaaatacgcCTTTTTCCATATTTTCACTGAAACTCAGAAGTTTTTGGCCTTTTTTATGATCAAATCTATCTCAAATACTAGTCACACAAAAAGGCTAAAACCAGGAATGCATGTACAGAACTTCTTGGGGAAAACAAAATCACTATTTACTCCAGTCTTGTAGTGTAGTGGGGTCTGGGGGTCCTGAGGGTcaatttagacccttcaggccTTGTCGCAAACTGTAAAATCTGTCATTTTTAGAACAAATTCAACTGTCTTTGAGTTGTGTTCTTATAAGTAATCACTTTGAACATATAAATACTATGCTAACTAAAAACATATAGGGATTTGAATGAATCAAAGAAGGGCCAGAACCCAATCCAATGGATTTTTGATGATATCTTTGTCAATGTTACCTGGCCCAGTAACGCCCCATGGGGGTAAAGACCTCAGGAAAGTTGGCCCAGGATGATTGTTAGTTATATTGTCCCAATTTACAACAGAAATAGGCTGTCTGGTGCGAGCTGGTGCCTTTTGCGGTGCCCGACCACGCGCTCGGCCCCTTGCATGGCCCAGAGCATTCCCGCGCTCTCTAGCTGGCACACCCCCTAGCGGAAACAGGTGGATTGTCGATATCGTCTGATAACCATTTGTCATAGCTGCCATTAGAATTGGCCACAGAAGCTCCCCCATGCACTAAATAATTATTATCAGAATCACTCTCAGAGTTGCTTACATAGTCGCCATTGTCACTATCCTCATCCTCAGGGTCTGaattgtgcccccccccccccctccctagTCGCTAAGACCATCCAAAATCGGGTTCCTCATCTGCTTCGTAGTGTATCGTACACGGACAGCCATAACAAATACGTCGCAGATACATTAGCAATGGAGTGCGCGCTGCCATCTTTCGAGACCTATTTTAGTTGGAGAGATTTTCTCACCGGCCGCAAGCAGAGCTCGACACATTCAGTCGAGAGCCAGCCGCACGGAAAGGGTAAAGCATTCAGATGTCAGTGGTATCTTGGCGCAACATACGGCTTACCACACAAAAAATCAAGAGTCAAAGAAACAACTCCAAAGAATTACTGTAATTTGTTTTAACTTAAACAACAGTGAAGCAAATCAGGAAAGGTAATCATAGAACAGCATTTTTTGCACATTGAACCAACAACATGAAAACCTAAGGAATGCTGTGATCCACCAGCAATTCCTCAAACTGGTGTATACAAGAGTGAGATGTCATTTTAAAGGTACATAGAAGGAGATTTTCTGGAGGAGGTCAGGGACCCGCCCCCtcccaattttattttctcatgtttcttgtaaTTTTGACCCCAATTAGGACACCCCTAATTTGGGTGTACACACACACCATAAATGGGGTGTGCTACTACTGCCACTACTAATAGTGATGCCAGATGAAATAAGGGCATACGGGTGCAATGGCAGCTCTCAAAGATCAGTTTTCAGCCTTCTTGATAAGTTGAGAATTTGTAAAGCCGTTCCACTATTTGATGTTCTCCATCTGTATTTTCCTTTCATTCTCCTACCTTTCTCCCTCCAGCAACTGTGCCTTGCAAGATGGTCTTTGCAAGCGTTGTTTCGGTATGATCACTTCAGTTAAAAGGCAAGAAGGCAGTCACTTCTATATCCTACGGCGGTTGCCTTCTGTTGTTGAGGCTTTCAGTCAGTTTCTTCAGGGTATCGATGGTTTTCTTGCTGTTGTCTTTGGTTAGTCCCTCCTCAATGAGGTCACCCTGCTTGAAACTCCAGTTTTCCTTAGGGTTCTAATCATTTCTGACCGTTTGGTATTTGTCAGGAATTACACATTCctgaaccaagtcatttcctgaatcaagttattagttcgacaagtcgctgcagctgcatggagccaggaagtctgaggaaatccttgcggattaagctaagcttaatcgtctaagcaccttctttcatctcttGACATCTGTTAATTCGTAATCTTGTTTACTTAGTCAATAGTTTGTagaaataaagtcagttgtaaaaaagatacgatagagtcaagttcaccatcaatttgtagtcagcaactccccagtagaaaacccgaagtgcggagttttcgacatggtgccgtgaccaggatctgGGAAATTCACCGAGTAAATACACAACGCGATATACTAACGTAAAGgtcaaaatggataaaatcgATCAACTCAAGAAAAACAGAGACTTGTTACAGGAAGCCTTGGACACCGGTTTCGAACAGGCAAATGCCGTGATTGAAAAAGAGTCACCAACGAAATTCGAACTGTCAAAAGTTGAAGCATGTTCAACAGAAATCGACGAAACGTTCGTCAAGTTACAAAGTCTAAACGTGGAAATAGCGAAACTAGTTACAAAACAGAAGGAAGATGACCTAACCAAAGAGGAAATCTTACAAACGAAACAGAGGAATATAGACAATCGAACCAAACTAGTGCACGTGAGTAAGTTTGTAGAATTACAGTCCAAGAAAACGGTCGCAAAGCCAGCGACAGTCGACGCGCCAGCCGCGTCAGTACCCAAAACAGCACAACTGCCAAAGTTGAAATTACCGACATTCGATGGGACTTACACATCATGGAAATCCTTTTGGGACACGATTGAAGCAGATGTTCTCAGTGCTAACTATGCGGATATCACGAAATACAATTATATCAAGGGACAGTTAACGGGCTCAGCGACAGACGCTGTTGCTGGTCTTCAAGCTTCAGGGGAAAACCTGAAAGTACTGGTAGAAATCTTGAAAGAACGTTTCGGACAACCCCGAAAAATCATTCGATCACATGTGAATAACCTCTTAGAAATGCCAGGGCCTGCAGGACATTATAATGCTCTCCGGGAATTCCACAACCGAGTAATGGGGGACATACGGTCCCTAGAAAACCTCAACGTCGATATCTACAAATGCGCTCCGTTTATTGTACCAATCATCGAAAAGAAGTTACCGAAATTCTTCCGGGAAAAAATGGGAACCTCAGGGCAACAGGATGCTTTTGACTTAAAGCGATTCATGCAGTCTTTCTCGGAACAGCTTGAAAACGTTGGAGAACGCGCAGATGCTCCTCCACAGTCGGATATTAGTCATAGGAAAAGTACGCAGAATCAGAATCGAAACCTGAACGGGAGTAAAGTTTCATTGGATTCGTTTGTAAGTGTGCCCGCAGCCAAacccaaaatgtgtcaattctgCAACTCCGGTCACAGTTGTTTTGAATGCACTCTATCGCCAACAAACCGATACAATGCCGTTTTCAACAAACGCCTGTGCAGCAACTGTCTTCGAACATCTCATATCGCCAAGGAATGTAACAACCGCAGCAAATGCCACACGTGTGGTAAAAAGCACCACACCAGTCTTCACGAATACTTTGAACAGAAATACAGAAATTCAAGTAACACAGGAATGTGTGCCGTAACCCCCAAGTACTCCGATGTacgaaaaatcgatatcaatgATCACGTGGGATTTAAAACAACAAACGTGAACTCCAAAAAACGCGCAACCAATAGGCCGTCCACAGTTCTACTAGAAACAGGGTATGTTACCTTACAGAATAAAGGGAAGGAATCCACAGCAGGAGTGCTGATTGATAGAGGAAGCATGTCCTCTTACATTCGCAAAGATACAGCACAAAAGCTTCAACTCAACCCGGTGCGTTCCCAATCCATAAGTGTTAATGGCTTCGGAGGCCACTCTTCAAAACGGCAATACGACAttgcaaatgttgaaattgCAACCACTGACGGCATCAAAATAATTGAAGTTCTCATCACCGATGAAATAGTCAACCCCATCAATCAACGAGGATGGAATACATGTAAGGAGTACCCATACATAGCgaacattgaaaacaagttagcaaataacTTTTGCCGATGAATTCACCGTGGATATCATGATTGGATGTGATCATGCCTTCCAGTTCCTTGAAAATCGTCTAGTGAAAGGGGACGGGCCGACAGTACAGTATTCAAATTTGGGATGTTTTGTGTCAGGACCACTGTTTCCCGTTAAAATCGAACACTCCGTGATTACATCAGCAAATCGAATCAACACAACCGCAAACGAACATATCATCGAGGACAATGATCCCGAGATACAATCACTTGAGGAATTCATCAACAGCAGCACTCTTCAGCCAAcggatgaaaatgacactgaTTTCGATGAACAGTTTAAATCGGACTTCATGCAAAAAATCGAGTTCAAGGATGGGAACTATTCGGTTCCGTTACCATGGAGACCAGACCACGCGGAACTACTCACTAACAGAAGGGAATGCGAAGCCAGGCTACGTCAAGTCATGGCAAGATTACGTAAGTTAAACCTTCTCAACAACTACACCCAAGTAATGCAGGAAAACCTGGACAAGGGTTTCATCTCAGAGGGCAGCCCAGATGACTGTGACACCGGCCACTATTTGCCTCATTTTCCCGTACTCCGTGACAGTGAAACAACCCCCCTGAGAATCGTTTTTGACGCCAGTAGTGGTAGCCCATCGCTCAACTCATGCCTTTATGAAGGACCTAATATGCTTCAGGACCTAACTGAACTGATCATGCTCTTTCGGACCAAACGGATTGGTCTGTCCGCAGATATCGCTCGTGCCTTTTTAGCTGTGCATTTGTTAGAATCGGAGAGGAAGTGGGTTAGATTCCTCTGGTATAAAGACAATGATGTCTCGAAAGAACTGATTCCTTATCACTGTAACACTGTCATATTCGGAAATGTTTCCAGCCCATTCGCCCTCGCTATCACTCTGCACAAGCATCTGTCTAGTTACGATACCCCAGTTGCCAaggatatgaaaacaaaattctacGTCGACAATCTGTTAACCGGAGTCGATTCAAATCAGGAAGCATTGGATTACTTCCAGgagtctcgtgagatcatgaACCACGCGTCTTTCAATTTGCGCCAATGGAGTTCAAACTCGGAAACACTCGatgaaagaatcagatcggaaggAGTACAAACAAAATCTGACATTGTAGGGGTACTTGGACTGAAATGGGATACCAAATCTGATCAGATTTCAGTCGCGAAAAAGGATCTCAAATCATCAGGAGAACTTTCAAAACGTAAAGTAACATCTCagaccgcatcaatcttcgacccgctcgGAATTGTAGCACCGCTGACAGTCCCTGCTAAGTCTTACGTGAACAACCTGTGGAGAGGCCAAAAAACCTGGGATGAACACTTATCAATCACCGAACGGCAAGAATGGGAAACAATCAAACAGGAGTCCCTCTCTCTCACGCACATGCTATCTATACCCCGTTGGCTAGGGGGTGACACCAGCAAACCGTTACAAATCGTAGTATTCTGTGATGCATGTCCCACCACCGCCATTGGTTGTGTCGCTTACGCTAAACAGAACAATAAAGTCGCCCTCATCGGCTCTAAGAACAAAGTCATCTCagagaaaaatgtcaatttcacagtCCCTAAGCTTGAACTGATGGCCATGGTCTTGGGGGTAAATTATGCAGAGACCTTGCGAAATACCTACATCACGCAGTATCAGACAATCGAAGTGGTATACAGCACTGATTCAGAGATAGCGCTTTACTGGCTCAGATCCAATAAAAAACTCAAGCAGTTTGTTCACAACCGCGTGCAAACAATACGTCAGAAGTCAGACTTGACTTCTTGGTACCATGTGTCAACCAAACAAAACGCTGCAGACATCTTATCACGTGGTGCGACACATCAGGAATTGAAGGACTCTTCATGGCTGCAGGGACCAAAATGGCTCAAGGATGATAAAACCACGTGGCCTTTAACCGCACTTTCCGACCTAACCTTGAACAGTTCCGTCTCTCTGACAGCCGCGTTTGAAATGCAAAATGACTTCGTTGTTACAAGCATGGTCGCAACAACACCTGTCGCAAGTATCAGCGACGTTATAGCACAGGACAAGTTCAGTTCATGGAATAGACTTCTGAGAATTACCGCCTTAGTATCACGCGCTTTCAAACCCGGACTCAAAAACAGGAATAAACTGTCTGCACAAGATATCGCTAACGCGGGAAAAAAATGGATTACAAATCTTCAAAACGAACACTATAAGCACGTTACGGATTACTTGAAGTTAGAACAAAGTGGAAGGCATAAGCTGCCTTCTCGACCCACAATCATCAGTCAATTAGGGCTCGTTCTTGACAAAAAAGGAACAATTCGTTGCGGCGGGAGGCTTACTAATTCAGACGTCAGCTCAGACAGGAAGTACCCAATTCTCCTGCCAAATCAATCCTACATAACAACGTTAATCGTCCGGAACGCCCACCACAACGTGGTACACTACGGCTTAGGGTCCACCATGGCTTATCTTCGGGAGAAGTATTGGGTCACATCAATGCGCTCAACCGTTAAGAAAATCATCGGACATTGTGTAATCTGTAAGAAAGTGTCTGGGCGTCCATATCTGACTCCCATCGCACCACCACTGCCAGACTTTCGGATTAACGACTTGTCAGCTTTCAAGTCCACTGCTGTAGATTTTACATCACACCTCTACGTACGAATTAAGGACTCGATACAAAAAGTGTACGTTTGTCTCTTTACGTGTTGCACCACGCGAGGCATACATCTTGAAATCACGCCGGACTTAACTGTTGAATCATTTCTAAGAGCTTTCAGACGTTTCACTTCAACACATTCAGTGCCTAGCCTCATTTACTGTGACAATGCCAAAACGTTTACAAGCGCCGACACCGAGCTGAAACGGCTGTACAACATTGTGGGAACAGAACAATTCCAAAACCACCTGTCTAAGAAAGGAATAACATTCAAATATGCACCCGTACAAGCCAGCTGGTTCGCTGGCGTTCATGAGAGACTGATTGGTGTGACGAAACTTGCACTTAAGAAAACCTTGCGCAAATCACTCGTTCCAATTGATGAGTTTCAAACTCTCATCAAAGAAATTCAAGCAACGGTAAACAACAGACCACtcacatatttgtcatcagatccAAATGAACTCAAAGCGATAACACCGAATAATCTGATATACGGACATGATATGTCTTTGTTGCCACACGAAGGAGAAGATAACTTGGATGTAACATACGCCGGCAGAGATAAACTTGAGAAATTGGCGTACAAACGCGCAGAACGActacaaacattcaagaaacgtTTCTATGACGAGTATCTCGCTAGGCTACGGGAACAACACCAGTACGAACTTAGCAAACAAAATGCCAAAGCTGACATcattaaaattgatgacgtcattcttgTACACGACAAGGATGCCAAGAGGAGACACTGGAAACTTGGGATCATAAAAGAACTCAACAGAGGCCAAGATGGGCTGACCCGATCTGCGCTTGTCAAAACTGCCACAGGGCAATCTAACCGAGCAATCGGAAAATTGTATCCGCTTGAGTTAACCGTTGACGAGAGCATCGAACGGTCTGCGCAAATCAAAtctgttcaaaaaacaaaatctcgACCAAAACGGTCAACCACTGACATTACGAGGCTCAAAATCAGAGAGCACTTGGATTACTACGGACAGTAGATATTGTGGCGTACGTGACATTCCGTTTTAATATTCACTTCGTCAAAGCTATACACTTGGGCAATGTATAGTAATGTGGATGCTCCCCTCCGTCGGGGATACGACGCCTGTCGTCCATGAGAAACTGAAGAGACAATCAACATAatcgaattgacatttgaatttcatcTAT
It encodes:
- the LOC135486786 gene encoding uncharacterized protein LOC135486786; translation: MDKIDQLKKNRDLLQEALDTGFEQANAVIEKESPTKFELSKVEACSTEIDETFVKLQSLNVEIAKLVTKQKEDDLTKEEILQTKQRNIDNRTKLVHVSKFVELQSKKTVAKPATVDAPAASVPKTAQLPKLKLPTFDGTYTSWKSFWDTIEADVLSANYADITKYNYIKGQLTGSATDAVAGLQASGENLKVLVEILKERFGQPRKIIRSHVNNLLEMPGPAGHYNALREFHNRVMGDIRSLENLNVDIYKCAPFIVPIIEKKLPKFFREKMGTSGQQDAFDLKRFMQSFSEQLENVGERADAPPQSDISHRKSTQNQNRNLNGSKVSLDSFVSVPAAKPKMCQFCNSGHSCFECTLSPTNRYNAVFNKRLCSNCLRTSHIAKECNNRSKCHTCGKKHHTSLHEYFEQKYRNSSNTGMCAVTPKYSDVRKIDINDHVGFKTTNVNSKKRATNRPSTVLLETGYVTLQNKGKESTAGVLIDRGSMSSYIRKDTAQKLQLNPVRSQSISVNGFGGHSSKRQYDIANVEIATTDGIKIIEVLITDEIVNPINQRGWNTCKEYPYIANIENKLANNFCR
- the LOC135486787 gene encoding uncharacterized protein LOC135486787; the encoded protein is MIGCDHAFQFLENRLVKGDGPTVQYSNLGCFVSGPLFPVKIEHSVITSANRINTTANEHIIEDNDPEIQSLEEFINSSTLQPTDENDTDFDEQFKSDFMQKIEFKDGNYSVPLPWRPDHAELLTNRRECEARLRQVMARLRKLNLLNNYTQVMQENLDKGFISEGSPDDCDTGHYLPHFPVLRDSETTPLRIVFDASSGSPSLNSCLYEGPNMLQDLTELIMLFRTKRIGLSADIARAFLAVHLLESERKWVRFLWYKDNDVSKELIPYHCNTVIFGNVSSPFALAITLHKHLSSYDTPVAKDMKTKFYVDNLLTGVDSNQEALDYFQESREIMNHASFNLRQWSSNSETLDERIRSEGVQTKSDIVGVLGLKWDTKSDQISVAKKDLKSSGELSKRKVTSQTASIFDPLGIVAPLTVPAKSYVNNLWRGQKTWDEHLSITERQEWETIKQESLSLTHMLSIPRWLGGDTSKPLQIVVFCDACPTTAIGCVAYAKQNNKVALIGSKNKVISEKNVNFTVPKLELMAMVLGVNYAETLRNTYITQYQTIEVVYSTDSEIALYWLRSNKKLKQFVHNRVQTIRQKSDLTSWYHVSTKQNAADILSRGATHQELKDSSWLQGPKWLKDDKTTWPLTALSDLTLNSSVSLTAAFEMQNDFVVTSMVATTPVASISDVIAQDKFSSWNRLLRITALVSRAFKPGLKNRNKLSAQDIANAGKKWITNLQNEHYKHVTDYLKLEQSGRHKLPSRPTIISQLGLVLDKKGTIRCGGRLTNSDVSSDRKYPILLPNQSYITTLIVRNAHHNVVHYGLGSTMAYLREKYWVTSMRSTVKKIIGHCVICKKVSGRPYLTPIAPPLPDFRINDLSAFKSTAVDFTSHLYVRIKDSIQKVYVCLFTCCTTRGIHLEITPDLTVESFLRAFRRFTSTHSVPSLIYCDNAKTFTSADTELKRLYNIVGTEQFQNHLSKKGITFKYAPVQASWFAGVHERLIGVTKLALKKTLRKSLVPIDEFQTLIKEIQATVNNRPLTYLSSDPNELKAITPNNLIYGHDMSLLPHEGEDNLDVTYAGRDKLEKLAYKRAERLQTFKKRFYDEYLARLREQHQYELSKQNAKADIIKIDDVILVHDKDAKRRHWKLGIIKELNRGQDGLTRSALVKTATGQSNRAIGKLYPLELTVDESIERSAQIKSVQKTKSRPKRSTTDITRLKIREHLDYYGQ